A stretch of the Lolium perenne isolate Kyuss_39 chromosome 3, Kyuss_2.0, whole genome shotgun sequence genome encodes the following:
- the LOC127340527 gene encoding uncharacterized protein, which translates to MSGDGRHARVRRGWSDLPGDVLDMVYRRCCSSRYDHIRFAAVCTSWSAVASWHPKPPALPLLLPSTGDAKRDRKARAYILEDGRALRRPLPGFPWGKRIVGSHDGGWVAALAGTRLFIMNVFSGTRVALSAKQSIVSVEENYITKVIFSEDPSSSGCILAAMTTRCKVALCWIGLAGGGWLTRGSTGDDLTDIAFCNGGADLYGLSRRALYRFVIGADGKGAPMVTLVHRVQFEMGVFKDCWDMSHERYIFEFRGKLAIAMKFAPRICCCKNHFFRVFEFDGVENKPTEVTSLGDHALFLGPECSKAVHMPLTGRRGRMERSRIYYSEKQPCPCHKTKCLERLDLGSYALYYGKNKGMLNHSQRIGSSGYHYCHENDTNGCTWLLPPDL; encoded by the coding sequence ATGTCCGGCGACGGCCGGCACGCCCGCGTCCGGCGCGGGTGGTCCGACCTCCCAGGCGACGTCCTCGACATGGTTTACCGCCGGTGCTGTTCCTCGCGGTACGACCACATCCGCTTCGCCGCAGTCTGCACGTCCTGGAGCGCCGTCGCGTCGTGGCACCCGAAGCCGCCCGCCCTCCCACTCCTGCTCCCATCCACGGGCGACGCCAAGCGCGACCGGAAGGCGCGGGCGTACATCCTCGAGGACGGCAGAGCCTTGCGCCGCCCGCTTCCAGGGTTTCCATGGGGCAAGCGGATCGTCGGGTCCCACGACGGTGGCTGGGTGGCCGCCCTGGCCGGCACTCGCCTCTTCATCATGAATGTCTTCTCAGGCACCCGTGTCGCGCTCTCCGCCAAGCAGAGCATCGTCAGCGTAGAAGAGAACTACATCACGAAGGTCATCTTCTCAGAGGACCCTTCCTCGAGCGGCTGCATCCTCGCCGCGATGACCACGAGGTGCAAGGTAGCGCTCTGCTGGATCGGCCTCGCGGGCGGCGGGTGGCTGACACGAGGATCTACCGGAGATGACCTCACCGACATCGCCTTCTGCAACGGCGGCGCCGATCTGTATGGCCTCTCGCGCCGTGCACTATATAGGTTCGTGATCGGCGCGGACGGAAAAGGGGCTCCCATGGTCACCCTCGTGCACCGAGTACAATTCGAAATGGGCGTCTTCAAAGACTGCTGGGACATGTCCCACGAGAGATACATCTTTGAGTTCCGCGGCAAGCTAGCCATAGCTATGAAGTTCGCACCGAGGATCTGCTGCTGTAAAAATCACTTCTTTAGGGTATTCGAGTTTGACGGCGTCGAGAACAAACCAACAGAGGTGACGAGCTTGGGTGACCATGCCTTGTTCTTGGGGCCGGAATGCAGCAAGGCCGTACACATGCCCCTCACGGGTCGACGCGGCAGGATGGAAAGGAGCCGCATCTACTACTCCGAGAAACAACCATGTCCATGCCACAAGACCAAGTGCTTAGAAAGGTTGGACTTAGGCAGCTACGCCCTGTATTACGGGAAAAACAAGGGCATGTTGAATCACTCGCAGAGAATCGGGTCTTCGGGGTACCATTACTGTCATGAGAACGACACCAATGGTTGCACTTGGCTTCTGCCTCCGGACCTGTAA